The following are from one region of the Segatella oris genome:
- the tssO gene encoding type VI secretion system TssO: protein MTKDEKVWVGIKFVLLLSFSVTLIGVILCKYIIHVPETQTETLVKDINESEAILSDQHKMALQFDMIKADIDSLNFEIQQEQHTDEIKTRISQLQDVYKKHDSSPRYLYGVQAYKFLQEYFDIRENLGYTISDNKLIEQDLEKIKANI from the coding sequence ATGACAAAAGACGAGAAAGTATGGGTAGGAATAAAATTTGTTCTCTTGCTGTCTTTTTCAGTGACATTGATAGGTGTTATTCTTTGCAAATACATCATTCATGTTCCTGAAACTCAAACAGAAACCCTTGTCAAGGATATAAATGAGTCCGAAGCAATACTGTCTGATCAGCATAAGATGGCTCTGCAATTTGACATGATTAAGGCAGACATTGACTCGTTGAACTTTGAAATCCAGCAGGAACAACATACAGATGAAATTAAAACGAGGATTTCACAGCTGCAGGATGTCTATAAAAAGCATGACAGTAGTCCGAGATATTTATATGGTGTGCAGGCATATAAGTTCTTACAGGAATATTTCGATATCCGTGAGAACCTTGGTTATACAATCAGTGACAACAAACTCATAGAACAGGATTTGGAAAAAATAAAAGCAAATATATAA
- the tssD gene encoding type VI secretion system tube protein TssD: MGSFRATLELGGKEYDVLYSNYEFSRNTDSKGKPSSSISGGRVSVTVESTEDTTAIEAMLNSQFKAVDGKIIYKKTEEDAKMKEIEFKNAYIVHYKETLDATNEVPMTIAMTFSAETITVGNAELDNRWPKV, translated from the coding sequence ATGGGTTCATTCAGAGCAACATTGGAATTGGGCGGCAAGGAATATGACGTCCTGTATTCAAACTACGAGTTCAGCCGCAATACTGACTCTAAAGGCAAGCCGTCGTCAAGCATTTCCGGCGGAAGAGTATCTGTTACGGTAGAATCTACAGAGGATACCACTGCCATTGAGGCCATGCTCAACAGCCAGTTCAAGGCCGTTGACGGAAAAATCATCTACAAGAAGACCGAAGAGGATGCCAAGATGAAGGAAATCGAGTTCAAGAACGCCTACATCGTGCATTACAAGGAAACCCTTGATGCAACCAACGAGGTACCGATGACTATCGCCATGACCTTCTCGGCTGAGACCATTACCGTGGGCAATGCCGAGCTGGATAACCGCTGGCCAAAAGTATAA
- the tssR gene encoding type VI secretion system protein TssR domain-containing protein, with protein MKQSIFCNQMKGLISALLFLLPLNNSYGQVTKYERLNCIAHRAFNFVPNARKFPTVRKNKDLLVVYSDRDGNKAYANHFAQRVLSEQKIGSPYYVTDEKNGFCKVITASQSIVGKPKGLLSVFYGSKHHLKDAASAPFVGWIPKDRLLAFGHAFVSPSNHAPVKYRVGAASAGRLFSLHPYCKADSVLVFKDPFFGEKTTQRISWGQIVYAYKYDESKQAVLISDKPMLNDPARKVLGWVPSDMIAEVGQNDAYILNEEQINGQPLQSDVLFLFNENKISQENRVNLPLAVWDTDRSRIINIKGGDFPVSEIRRMYNGSKNLNIHLLFFEKDKVEVKALASTLQSIAMKIPQTFRTVFSMTSISDNGNRHLKCTSNYGQWLSFLEKTTSGHAGTTTSPAGFQAAVNTIFNETPYVKFENDVFIVLGTDEVPAFTPAIKAKLAARSACLLFVQMYNKDNTAHQNFILQSKELLDDNIAGYMGFITRYIADPKWDKPSLFKDLSTDEENVYLLDVPQNSIATGGLVFPKINGRLSNPGFSNILDTLFVQIATKDRELLTSLTECRNKLGVQRAVPTAYVTNLCKSASLSVADLDRSSVSETIYADTVLNDSTLSGTVSGYLLDGNEIKALFDGWRDLMPYFSSAIGKKEIKTLRKLYHRQRANINGTYRRKVLSNQSSISDLFYYKTSIPAIEELSKTVRIKDLTWKKCETNHWNTCYPQMYERLVRLESLFKSDKLRTVKIAGTTYYFIPKQKML; from the coding sequence ATGAAACAGTCTATATTTTGTAATCAGATGAAAGGACTGATCTCAGCCCTTCTTTTCCTTCTGCCTTTAAATAATAGTTATGGGCAAGTGACGAAATATGAGCGACTAAATTGTATTGCTCACCGAGCTTTTAATTTTGTCCCCAATGCACGGAAATTTCCTACAGTCCGGAAAAATAAGGATTTGCTTGTAGTCTATTCCGACAGAGATGGCAATAAGGCATACGCCAATCATTTTGCACAGAGAGTGCTGAGCGAACAGAAGATCGGTAGTCCATACTATGTAACGGATGAAAAGAATGGGTTTTGTAAGGTGATAACAGCCTCACAATCTATCGTGGGGAAGCCCAAAGGACTGCTGAGCGTTTTCTATGGTAGCAAGCACCACCTCAAAGATGCGGCAAGTGCCCCGTTTGTCGGATGGATACCCAAAGACCGCTTACTGGCTTTCGGACATGCTTTTGTCTCTCCTTCTAATCATGCGCCGGTTAAGTACCGTGTGGGCGCAGCTTCTGCCGGCAGACTTTTCAGTCTGCATCCCTATTGTAAGGCTGACAGCGTGTTGGTATTCAAGGATCCGTTCTTTGGTGAGAAAACTACACAGCGTATCAGTTGGGGACAAATTGTCTATGCGTACAAATATGATGAGAGTAAGCAGGCTGTTCTCATTTCCGACAAACCCATGCTCAATGATCCTGCACGAAAGGTTTTGGGGTGGGTTCCGAGTGATATGATTGCTGAAGTCGGACAGAATGATGCCTACATACTGAATGAAGAACAGATAAACGGACAACCCCTGCAATCCGATGTTCTTTTCTTGTTCAACGAAAATAAGATTAGTCAGGAAAACAGGGTCAATCTACCATTGGCGGTTTGGGATACCGACCGTAGTCGCATTATCAACATCAAGGGAGGAGATTTTCCTGTATCCGAAATCAGACGAATGTATAATGGCAGCAAGAATCTCAATATCCACCTACTGTTCTTCGAGAAAGACAAGGTGGAGGTTAAGGCATTGGCAAGCACACTACAAAGCATTGCTATGAAAATCCCGCAAACATTCCGGACAGTATTCTCAATGACTTCCATTTCCGATAATGGCAATCGACATCTTAAATGTACATCAAACTATGGACAATGGCTTTCTTTTTTAGAGAAAACGACCTCCGGTCATGCAGGAACTACCACCTCACCGGCAGGCTTCCAAGCCGCCGTCAATACAATTTTCAATGAAACACCGTATGTGAAATTCGAGAATGATGTTTTCATTGTCTTGGGCACGGATGAAGTTCCTGCTTTTACACCGGCTATCAAAGCTAAATTAGCAGCACGCTCTGCCTGTCTACTGTTTGTACAAATGTACAACAAGGATAATACTGCCCATCAAAACTTTATCCTCCAATCCAAGGAATTGCTTGATGACAACATTGCCGGGTATATGGGCTTCATTACAAGGTATATTGCCGATCCGAAATGGGATAAGCCCAGTTTGTTCAAGGATTTGAGCACTGACGAAGAAAATGTCTATCTGTTGGATGTGCCACAAAACAGTATTGCTACCGGCGGATTGGTTTTTCCGAAAATCAATGGAAGACTCTCCAATCCCGGTTTCTCAAACATTTTGGATACACTATTCGTACAGATTGCAACCAAAGACAGAGAACTTCTCACCTCGCTCACTGAGTGCAGAAACAAGTTAGGTGTACAGCGGGCTGTACCGACTGCGTATGTAACTAATTTATGCAAGTCTGCTTCCTTATCAGTTGCTGACCTCGACAGAAGCAGTGTCAGTGAAACGATTTATGCAGATACGGTGCTTAATGACTCGACGCTGTCCGGAACTGTCAGTGGTTATCTTTTGGATGGGAATGAAATCAAGGCATTATTCGATGGCTGGCGAGACCTTATGCCTTATTTTTCCTCCGCTATAGGAAAGAAAGAAATCAAGACGCTGCGAAAACTCTACCATCGGCAACGTGCCAACATCAACGGTACATACCGTAGAAAAGTGCTCTCCAATCAGTCGTCCATTTCAGATTTATTCTACTACAAGACAAGTATTCCTGCAATTGAAGAATTAAGTAAGACCGTGAGAATAAAAGATTTGACATGGAAGAAATGCGAGACAAACCATTGGAATACCTGTTATCCGCAAATGTATGAGCGGCTGGTACGGTTGGAGAGTCTTTTTAAGTCCGACAAATTGAGAACGGTAAAAATTGCAGGCACAACCTATTATTTCATTCCAAAGCAGAAAATGCTTTAA
- a CDS encoding type VI secretion system Vgr family protein, protein MSILNHKISVGIDGKQLFSFKSLKLHQSINNHHRFELLLDLEAGGNRYAHNLKDSAKWIGKSFAVYAGEKSETTFMGVVTGVSLHRKNSDFGHILVSGYSETYRLETDLNFNSWTGCTLADIIKEMTSKAGVSARINPEYTEKLDYVCQYNESDFTFIKRLALQYNEWLYYDGIDLVFGRPVHLPDAVKLEFGTSLSSLDIGVKALAKPAKVFSYHSLNDQTIAAETPNKPTDKDQLGYEAFQASLEMYRNPARQYALPRIHYTSEMTRYVRKKQEAATAESHYVLGQSETATLVTGSVVDLKSSFLERAGSLTSESLGEFFITEITHTVGEDSYYSNTFKAIPAVVDTLPEPEVEMPVAEPQMARVTRNDDNFGHGRVQVQMNWQTEKMSTDWLRVMAPDGGSSDQVKSNRGFVFIPEVGDQVLVGFRHGDPNRPYVMGSLFNGTTGAGGFAENHLKSIRTRSGHAIELNDSLSSLGITIKDRKGNYIHINSYEDSIVVNAEKDITFNAGETFTVNAKNMALNIEENTIESVGGDRISTIGNKVSLEASEKEEYISKDSNVKIGGLLTQEAGEIVQSATSGDSVFMAEGKALLQGKDDARICKG, encoded by the coding sequence ATGTCAATACTCAACCACAAGATTTCCGTAGGCATAGACGGAAAGCAGTTATTTTCCTTCAAGTCGCTAAAGCTACATCAGTCCATCAACAATCACCACCGTTTCGAGCTGCTTCTTGACCTTGAGGCTGGGGGAAACAGATATGCCCACAACCTCAAGGACAGTGCCAAATGGATTGGAAAGTCCTTCGCCGTGTATGCAGGGGAGAAATCGGAAACCACCTTCATGGGGGTCGTTACGGGCGTGAGCCTGCACAGGAAGAACAGTGATTTCGGACATATTCTGGTGTCGGGATACTCTGAGACCTACCGCCTCGAGACCGACCTGAACTTCAACTCATGGACAGGATGCACCCTGGCTGACATCATCAAGGAGATGACTTCCAAGGCGGGGGTGAGTGCAAGGATAAATCCCGAATACACCGAGAAGCTCGACTACGTTTGCCAGTACAACGAGTCGGACTTCACGTTCATCAAGCGTCTTGCCCTGCAATACAACGAATGGCTCTACTATGACGGAATCGACCTGGTCTTCGGCCGACCCGTACATCTGCCGGATGCTGTGAAGCTCGAGTTCGGGACAAGCCTCTCGTCACTTGACATCGGAGTCAAGGCGCTGGCAAAGCCGGCAAAGGTGTTCTCCTATCATTCGCTCAACGACCAGACCATTGCTGCAGAAACCCCGAACAAGCCCACCGACAAGGACCAGCTGGGCTATGAGGCCTTCCAGGCTTCGCTCGAGATGTACAGGAATCCTGCAAGGCAGTATGCCCTGCCCCGCATCCACTACACCTCAGAGATGACGAGGTATGTCAGGAAGAAGCAGGAGGCAGCCACGGCCGAGTCGCACTATGTACTGGGGCAGAGTGAGACGGCAACCCTCGTCACGGGAAGCGTGGTGGACTTGAAGAGTTCCTTCCTCGAGCGGGCGGGCAGCCTGACGAGCGAGTCACTGGGCGAGTTCTTCATCACCGAGATAACGCATACCGTTGGCGAGGACTCCTATTACAGCAATACGTTCAAGGCCATTCCAGCCGTTGTGGACACGCTGCCCGAGCCTGAAGTGGAGATGCCTGTTGCCGAACCGCAGATGGCCAGGGTCACCAGGAATGACGACAACTTCGGTCACGGACGTGTGCAGGTTCAGATGAACTGGCAGACGGAGAAGATGTCTACGGACTGGCTGCGCGTCATGGCGCCAGACGGTGGAAGCAGCGACCAGGTGAAAAGCAACCGTGGCTTCGTGTTCATTCCCGAGGTGGGTGACCAGGTGCTGGTGGGATTCCGACACGGTGACCCCAACAGACCCTATGTCATGGGAAGCCTGTTCAACGGAACTACGGGCGCGGGAGGATTTGCAGAGAACCATTTGAAAAGCATACGAACACGTAGTGGGCATGCCATAGAACTGAACGATTCGCTATCGTCGCTGGGCATAACCATTAAAGACAGGAAAGGAAATTACATCCATATCAATTCCTACGAAGACAGTATTGTCGTCAATGCAGAAAAGGACATCACCTTCAATGCAGGTGAAACATTTACGGTGAATGCAAAAAACATGGCACTCAATATCGAGGAAAATACTATAGAAAGTGTAGGAGGAGACAGAATATCAACGATTGGAAATAAAGTTTCTTTAGAAGCAAGCGAGAAAGAAGAGTATATCAGTAAAGATTCGAATGTCAAAATTGGTGGACTCTTGACTCAAGAAGCAGGAGAGATTGTACAATCGGCAACTTCAGGAGATTCTGTATTTATGGCAGAGGGAAAGGCCTTACTCCAAGGTAAAGATGATGCCCGAATCTGTAAAGGATAA